In Humulus lupulus chromosome 7, drHumLupu1.1, whole genome shotgun sequence, the following are encoded in one genomic region:
- the LOC133791850 gene encoding uncharacterized protein LOC133791850, translating into MDGKQQIEHIFSKKNIKDRISYCVRLIASDDCIRFLVRQGLAFRGQDESQESNNQGNFLELLTFLANHNEEVRLVALKNAPENLKLASSKIQKDIEQMIVMFRYVDKRGCVIERFISIEHVPNTIAISLKIAIDKFFSKHRLSISKLRGQGYDGASNMSGEFNGLKSIVMKENECAFFVHCFAHQLQLALLSVAKKHDLIGTFLTVVSNVVNVFGASSKRHDILREKQALKVIKALKGGELLSGRSQNQEMIDLQLQELNSRFNEANTELLLCLACLTLANSFSAFDKGKLICLAQLYPCDFSTMDIKLLEYQLQTYVDDMRSHVKFSALKGMVDLSKKLVETQKDKVYQLVYLLIKLALTLPVATTSVERAFSVMNIVNHQMHNKIRDQWLNDSLTVYLENDVFNAIDNEPIIHRFQNMKSHRGQL; encoded by the exons ATGGATGGAAAACAGCAAATTGAACACATTTTTTCAAAGAAGAACATCAAAGATCGAATAAGTTACTGTGTTCGATTAATTGCTTCAGATGATTGTATTCGCTTTCTTGTACGACAAGGTCTTGCATTTCGTGGTCAAGATGAGTCCCAAGAGTCTAATAATCAAGGTAACTTTCTCGAACTTCTAACGTTTCTTGCTAATCATAATGAGGAAGTTAGACTTGTTGCTTTAAAAAATGCTCCTGAGAATCTTAAACTGGCTTCATCAAAGATTCAGAAGGACATT GAACAAATGATTGTAATGTTTCGTTATGTGGACAAGAGAGGGTGTGTGATTGAGCGATTCATCAGTATTGAACATGTTCCTAATACCATTGCGATCTCACTTAAGATAGCAATTGATAAGTTTTTTTCAAAGCATCGGTTGAGCATATCCAAATTACGAGGTCAAGGGTATGATGGAGCTAGTAACATGAGTGGAGAGTTTAATGGTTTGAAAAGTATTGTCATGAAGGAGAATGAATGTGCTTTTTTTGTCCATTGTTTTGCTCATCAACTACAATTAGCACTCCTGAGTGTGGCAAAGAAACATGATTTAATAG gTACTTTTCTCACTGTAGTGTCTAATGTGGTGAATGTTTTTGGAGCCTCATCTAAGCGTCATGACATTCTGCGGGAAAAACAAGCTCTCAAAGTCATCAAAGCCTTAAAAGGTGGAGAACTTTTGAGTGGAAGAAGCCAAAATCAAGAAA TGATAGATTTACAGCTACAAGAGCTAAATAGTCGTTTTAATGAGGCTAATACTGAGTTGTTACTTTGTTTAGCGTGCTTAACTCTAGCTAATTCATTTTCTGCTTTTGACAAGGGAAAGTTAATCTGTCTTGCTCAACTTTATCCATGTGATTTTTCTACAATGGATATAAAGCTACTAGAATATCAACTTCAAacatatgttgatgatatgcgtTCTCATGTCAAGTTTTCAGCTTTGAAAGGGATGGTTGATCTTTCTAAGAAACTAGTTGAGACACAAAAGGATAAGGTATATCAATTGGTTTATTTGCTTATTAAATTGGCATTAACGCTTCCAGTTGCAACAACTTCGGTAGAAAGAGCATTCTCTGTAATGAACATTGTGAATCATCAAATGCACAACAAAATAAGAGATCAATGGTTGAATGATAGCCTCACTGTGTATCTTGAGAATGATGTATTCAATGCTATTGATAATGAGCCTATTATTCATCGTTTTCAAAACATGAAATCTCATCGAGGACAACTTTAA
- the LOC133791849 gene encoding uncharacterized protein LOC133791849, which produces MDCCSIGSWNVRGLNNKGKQEAVLEFCNVNKIGIGGLLETKLKGNKVQELMDIKFTNWEFHTSPIVEGRLLIIWRKSFVKVVVLAESTQHVHSLKRSGSNFTWTNNQDGSSRIYSKIDHGFVNEEWHDSFPNTAARFSWEATSDHCSCVISASATKTIGIKPFRFFNFLAEHHDFKLTVEQSWKRPVSSQGLKGIYIKLMRVKHCLKMFNHEVIGDIGKRFQDAKTSLSEAKLQVQAHPSDTNYQELETEATANYDLQEKMYHKFLSQRSKITWLQKGDSNTSYFHAFLKKRRMDNRIVSFMTEQGIIVDKFSDVVEHFLNHFRSFMGSNSSVTSRLNLSCLEQGAKLSLDQQVGLLKPFSVMEIKKAMFSIPDIKSP; this is translated from the exons ATGGACTGCTGTAGTATAGGAAGCTGGAATGTTAGGGGGTTGAATAATAAAGGAAAGCAAGAGGCTGTGTTGGAATTTTGCAATGTGAATAAAATTGGAATTGGAGGGTTGTTAGAAACTAAGCTAAAAGGGAATAAAGTTCAGGAGTTGATGGACATTAAATTTACCAATTGGGAGTTTCATACTAGTCCTATTGTTGAAGGTAGGCTGTTGATCATATGGAGGAAAAGTTTTGTTAAAGTTGTGGTTCTTGCTGAATCGACTCAACATGTTCACT CTCTGAAAAGAAGTGGTTCGAATTTTACTTGGACTAATAACCAAGATGGTTCTAGTCGCATTTATTCCAAGATTGATCATGGCTTTGTCAATGAGGAATGGCATGACTCCTTTCCTAACACAGCAGCTCGATTCAGTTGGGAAGCAACTTCAGATCATTGTTCTTGTGTAATCTCAGCTTCAGCAACAAAGACTATTGGGATCAAACCTTttaggtttttcaattttttggctgAACATCATGATTTTAAACTCACTGTGGAGCAGAGTTGGAAGAGGCCTGTGTCTTCTCAAGGGCTTAAAGGAATCTACATAAAACTTATGAGAGTCAAGCATTGCCTCAAGATGTTCAACCATGAAGTGATTGGTGATATTGGGAAAAGGTTTCAGGATGCGAAAACTAGTTTAAGCGAGGCTAAACTTCAAGTTCAAGCTCATCCAAGCGACACAAATTATCAGGAGCTGGAAACAGAAGCAACTGCTAACTATGATCTGCAAGAGAAAATGTATCATAAATTTCTTAGTCAGAGAAGTAAAATCACATGGCTGCAAAAAGGAGACTCTAACACTTCTTACTTCCATGCTTTTTTAAAGAAGAGAAGAATGGATAACAGAATTGTCTCGTTTATGACAGAACAGGGTATAATCGTTGATAAATTTTCTGATGTGGTGGAGCATTTTCTCAACCATTTCCGTAGCTTCATGGGCAGCAACAGTTCTGTCACGTCCAGACTGAACCTGAGTTGTTTGGAGCAAGGTGCTAAGCTTTCTTTAGACCAGCAAGTAGGCCTACTGAAGCCTTTTTCTGTCATGGAGATAAAGAAAGCGATGTTCAGTATTCCTGATATTAAATCCCCATGA